From one Candidatus Thorarchaeota archaeon genomic stretch:
- a CDS encoding glycyl-radical enzyme activating protein, with translation MKGLITKIERCSTEDGPGIRTTVFLKGCPMRCLWCHNIEAIDSDPHLVWHESKCIGDLACIEACQYKALEMTRSGLIIDRERCCLCRTCEETCPSGALEIIGTEWEPMELVEEIARDSVFFEQSGGGVTFSGGEPTQQIDFLETVAKALHQEGIHVALDTCGYCNEQVLLRAINNVDLILYDLKIMDPVKHKEYTGVPLDVVIDNARLIGQTRIPTWVRTPVIPGYTDSNQNIMSIARFIREKLPNVQRYDLLAFNRMCTEKYHLLGQEYPLEEVSLMTENRMEELVDIARHEGLEEVEWSGITRRRNSVGG, from the coding sequence TTGAAAGGCCTGATCACAAAAATAGAGAGATGCTCAACAGAGGATGGCCCCGGGATACGAACAACAGTCTTTCTAAAAGGGTGTCCAATGAGATGCCTCTGGTGTCACAACATAGAAGCAATTGATAGCGACCCCCATCTTGTATGGCATGAATCGAAGTGCATAGGCGATTTAGCTTGTATCGAAGCGTGTCAATACAAAGCTCTAGAGATGACTAGGTCAGGTTTGATTATCGATCGAGAAAGATGTTGTCTGTGCAGGACGTGTGAGGAAACATGTCCGTCGGGTGCATTGGAAATCATAGGTACAGAGTGGGAACCTATGGAACTTGTTGAAGAGATTGCTCGAGATTCTGTATTCTTCGAACAATCCGGCGGTGGTGTGACATTTTCAGGAGGCGAACCCACACAACAGATTGATTTCTTGGAAACGGTTGCCAAGGCCCTCCACCAAGAAGGAATTCATGTTGCTCTTGATACTTGTGGATACTGTAATGAGCAGGTCCTGTTGCGTGCAATCAACAACGTTGACTTGATTCTATACGATCTCAAGATTATGGATCCAGTTAAGCACAAGGAATACACAGGCGTACCCCTAGACGTCGTAATTGACAACGCTCGTCTTATTGGGCAGACACGCATTCCTACTTGGGTCCGTACCCCGGTGATTCCAGGTTACACGGATTCGAATCAAAATATCATGAGTATTGCTCGATTCATACGGGAAAAACTACCAAATGTGCAGCGATATGATCTCTTAGCATTCAATCGGATGTGTACAGAAAAATATCATCTGCTTGGACAAGAGTACCCTCTTGAAGAGGTGTCTTTGATGACTGAAAATCGAATGGAGGAGCTGGTTGATATAGCTCGACATGAAGGTCTCGAAGAAGTTGAATGGTCGGGAATAACTCGAAGAAGGAACTCAGTTGGGGGGTAA